A single window of Gossypium hirsutum isolate 1008001.06 chromosome A10, Gossypium_hirsutum_v2.1, whole genome shotgun sequence DNA harbors:
- the LOC107897700 gene encoding guanine nucleotide-binding protein subunit gamma 2 isoform X1, translating into MFFSLIQQAKKLLVLALLCFFFCYLFLQRLYFAQTQIFWRFVLFLDFPFLLLLAVSIGFITKEMQPGRPQSVVSPIPQRSHSSQAADTRGKHRIQAELKRLEQEARFLEEELELIERMEKASAACKEMFSNVESRPDPLLPITNGPINPMWDQWFEGPQEAQGCKCWIL; encoded by the exons ATGTTCTTCTCTCTGATACAACAAGCTAAAAAGCTTCTAGTTTTGgctcttctttgtttttttttttgctatttgttTCTTCAAAGGTTGTATTTTGCTCAAACCCAAATCTTTTGGCGTTTTGTTTTGTTTCTAGATTTTCCTTTTCTCTTGTTGCTAGCTGTTTCAATTGGTTTTATTACAAAGGAGATGCAACCGGGTCGGCCACAATCCGTGGTAAGTCCGATTCCCCAGCGGAGTCACTCATCTCAAGCAGCTGATACCAGAGGGAAGCATAGGATACAAGCTGAACTCAAAAGGCTAGAGCAAGAAGCTAGATTCTTAGAG GAAGAACTGGAGCTGATAGAAAGGATGGAGAAGGCATCAGCTGCATGCAAGGA GATGTTTAGTAATGTCGAAAGTAGACCCGATCCACTACTTCCCAT CACAAATGGTCCTATAAATCCCATGTGGGATCAGTGGTTTGAAGGTCCCCAGGAAGCTCAAGGTTGCAAATGTTGGATACTGTGA
- the LOC107897700 gene encoding uncharacterized protein isoform X2 — MFFSLIQQAKKLLVLALLCFFFCYLFLQRLYFAQTQIFWRFVLFLDFPFLLLLAVSIGFITKEMQPGRPQSVVSPIPQRSHSSQAADTRGKHRIQAELKRLEQEARFLEEELELIERMEKASAACKDTNGPINPMWDQWFEGPQEAQGCKCWIL, encoded by the exons ATGTTCTTCTCTCTGATACAACAAGCTAAAAAGCTTCTAGTTTTGgctcttctttgtttttttttttgctatttgttTCTTCAAAGGTTGTATTTTGCTCAAACCCAAATCTTTTGGCGTTTTGTTTTGTTTCTAGATTTTCCTTTTCTCTTGTTGCTAGCTGTTTCAATTGGTTTTATTACAAAGGAGATGCAACCGGGTCGGCCACAATCCGTGGTAAGTCCGATTCCCCAGCGGAGTCACTCATCTCAAGCAGCTGATACCAGAGGGAAGCATAGGATACAAGCTGAACTCAAAAGGCTAGAGCAAGAAGCTAGATTCTTAGAG GAAGAACTGGAGCTGATAGAAAGGATGGAGAAGGCATCAGCTGCATGCAAGGA CACAAATGGTCCTATAAATCCCATGTGGGATCAGTGGTTTGAAGGTCCCCAGGAAGCTCAAGGTTGCAAATGTTGGATACTGTGA